A window from Dehalococcoidia bacterium encodes these proteins:
- a CDS encoding SDR family oxidoreductase, whose protein sequence is MDLGLAEKTVMVTGGGSSIGRAISLAFARERVNLVIIDLDTDQGEKTVAEARRQGAQEAMAVKGDVTDIAKVEGAVKTVLDKFGRIDVLVNNVGVDYPMLFVDSTPEIWDKLIAINYRSVLNCTRAVLGPMIAQKNGSIINIGSEAGRLGEYKEAVYAGMKGGVIAFTKAVARENGPKGIRLNVVCPALTIPERDEIGEMSVWQKSIDMFPPGSMEKIIKLYPLRRLGKPQDIANAVIFLASDAAGYITGQTLSVNGGCSMM, encoded by the coding sequence ATGGATTTAGGTTTAGCTGAGAAGACGGTCATGGTTACTGGGGGGGGGTCAAGCATCGGGCGAGCGATTTCATTGGCATTTGCGAGGGAACGGGTGAATCTAGTAATTATCGATCTTGATACGGATCAAGGGGAAAAGACCGTTGCCGAAGCTCGGAGACAGGGAGCACAGGAGGCGATGGCAGTCAAGGGAGATGTTACCGATATAGCGAAAGTGGAAGGGGCGGTAAAGACGGTTCTCGATAAGTTTGGGCGAATCGATGTGCTGGTGAATAATGTTGGTGTCGATTATCCGATGCTGTTTGTTGACTCTACTCCTGAGATTTGGGACAAACTGATAGCAATCAATTATAGGAGTGTGCTCAACTGCACCAGGGCGGTTCTTGGGCCGATGATAGCGCAAAAGAACGGATCCATCATCAACATTGGCTCGGAAGCGGGTCGTTTGGGCGAATACAAGGAAGCGGTGTATGCCGGGATGAAGGGAGGAGTTATCGCTTTCACCAAGGCGGTTGCCAGGGAGAACGGACCTAAAGGGATACGGCTGAATGTGGTTTGTCCGGCTCTGACCATTCCCGAACGCGACGAAATCGGGGAGATGAGTGTGTGGCAGAAAAGCATCGACATGTTCCCCCCAGGGTCTATGGAGAAGATCATCAAGCTGTATCCTCTTCGTCGATTAGGGAAACCCCAGGATATCGCCAACGCGGTGATATTTCTGGCGTCTGATGCTGCCGGTTACATAACGGGGCAGACGCTCAGTGTTAATGGTGGCTGCAGCATGATGTGA